From Chloroflexota bacterium, one genomic window encodes:
- a CDS encoding ABC transporter ATP-binding protein has product VTKIYESGNLVVKAVDEVSISVKAGEFVGLVGPSGSGKTTMLAMLAALLQASDGSLMIDGYNLSEMNDIQRTSFRREKIGFTFQSNNLVPYLTALENVELMLRLNKKFNRKSRQHAKDLLLRLGLEGRLDSLPSQLSGGQQQRVAIARSLIHDPSVVLADEPTASLDTERANQVVGIFADLIHEQQRAGIMVTHDLRMCKYVDKVIQMVDGKVTNIITERAAIDQLAGSSKFAEAPTQKVKPVQQPQRLLAHAMPNLVGAAVGD; this is encoded by the coding sequence ACGTTACAAAAATTTACGAGAGCGGCAATTTAGTCGTCAAGGCTGTGGATGAAGTTTCGATCAGCGTCAAAGCGGGTGAGTTTGTCGGGCTAGTTGGCCCCAGCGGATCGGGGAAAACCACCATGCTGGCAATGCTGGCCGCACTCTTGCAGGCCAGTGATGGCTCGTTGATGATTGATGGCTATAATTTGAGCGAAATGAACGATATTCAACGCACAAGTTTTCGGCGGGAGAAAATCGGATTTACATTTCAATCGAATAATCTGGTGCCGTATCTGACCGCCCTCGAAAATGTGGAATTGATGCTGCGCCTGAATAAGAAGTTCAACCGCAAAAGCCGCCAGCACGCCAAAGACCTGCTCTTGCGCCTGGGGCTGGAAGGCCGCCTGGACAGCCTGCCATCACAGCTTTCCGGCGGACAGCAACAGCGCGTGGCGATTGCCCGCTCGCTGATCCACGACCCCAGCGTGGTGCTGGCCGACGAGCCAACCGCCAGCCTGGACACCGAACGCGCCAATCAGGTGGTGGGCATCTTTGCCGATCTGATCCACGAACAACAGCGCGCCGGGATTATGGTGACGCACGATCTGCGCATGTGCAAGTATGTCGATAAAGTCATTCAAATGGTGGATGGCAAGGTCACGAATATCATCACCGAGCGGGCAGCGATTGACCAACTGGCTGGCAGCAGCAAATTTGCAGAAGCGCCAACCCAAAAAGTTAAACCAGTGCAGCAACCCCAAAGATTATTGGCTCACGCAATGCCGAATCTGGTCGGCGCGGCGGTTGGAGATTGA
- a CDS encoding ABC transporter permease: MAAYLSFKEIWRNKGRYLLFSLVIALITVLVLFTAGLGEGLASANKEYLEKINADLLVFQEDTGFSTLESRLEYNTLKQVRRWEGVADVGAIGFSNVTILFKNGAEPVEVSLIGVEPGKPGAPPAFEGEALRSKQSKTTVIDGRIAEQANVQVGDTIIVKTTQGAEDEFYELKVSGITDGRQYFFQPSVFVPLEIWDEIRPKADTNTNAAPLLPNILAIQLQNPDAKVEMGHYLESRVDGIETADIKTTYEAAPGYAEQQSTLNTMKGFTFLIGVLVIGGFFQIQTLQKVAQIGMLKAIGTSNHSVANAAIFQIIFVTIFGVAIGGAATLGMAFGLPSGVPIVFTGTAILIAVIALLLIGPIGGLVSIRMALKVEPLRALGM, encoded by the coding sequence GTGTTAGTGCTGTTCACTGCCGGGCTGGGCGAGGGCCTGGCCTCTGCCAACAAAGAGTATCTCGAAAAAATCAACGCTGATCTGCTCGTTTTTCAGGAAGATACCGGCTTCTCCACCCTGGAAAGTCGCCTGGAATATAACACGCTCAAACAGGTGCGCCGCTGGGAAGGTGTGGCCGATGTGGGCGCAATTGGTTTCAGCAACGTGACGATCCTGTTCAAGAATGGCGCTGAGCCGGTTGAGGTTTCTTTAATCGGTGTGGAACCTGGTAAACCCGGCGCGCCGCCCGCCTTCGAAGGCGAAGCCCTGCGCTCCAAGCAATCGAAAACAACTGTCATTGACGGGCGCATTGCCGAACAAGCCAACGTACAGGTTGGCGATACGATAATTGTCAAAACCACCCAGGGCGCAGAAGACGAGTTTTACGAGCTAAAAGTCAGCGGTATCACCGACGGACGGCAATATTTCTTCCAACCTTCGGTATTTGTGCCGCTCGAAATCTGGGACGAGATTCGCCCCAAAGCGGATACCAATACCAATGCCGCTCCGCTGCTGCCGAATATACTGGCAATCCAATTGCAAAATCCGGATGCCAAAGTTGAAATGGGTCACTATCTGGAGAGCCGTGTGGACGGCATCGAAACTGCCGACATCAAAACCACCTACGAGGCCGCACCGGGCTACGCCGAACAACAAAGCACGCTCAACACGATGAAGGGCTTCACATTCCTGATCGGCGTGCTGGTCATCGGCGGCTTCTTCCAGATTCAAACCCTGCAAAAAGTCGCCCAAATCGGAATGCTGAAGGCCATCGGTACATCAAATCATTCGGTTGCCAATGCGGCGATCTTTCAAATTATCTTTGTGACAATTTTCGGTGTGGCGATCGGCGGGGCGGCCACCCTGGGTATGGCCTTTGGGCTGCCCAGCGGCGTGCCGATTGTGTTTACAGGCACAGCAATACTGATAGCCGTGATTGCGCTCCTTTTGATTGGGCCAATCGGCGGGCTGGTTTCGATCCGCATGGCGCTGAAGGTTGAACCCCTACGGGCGCTGGGAATGTAG
- the rdgB gene encoding RdgB/HAM1 family non-canonical purine NTP pyrophosphatase, which produces MPKLLIATSNRGKLEEIQALLADLPVILVTPADLGLKLHVEETGDTYAENAALKAQAYAQASGLPTLADDSGLEVAALDGAPGLYSARYAPQENATDADRRAYLLANLKGFSRPWDARFICVVALTYSGGDPVFYEGICPGEIIPEERGTNGFGYDPIFLVENTSLTMAELPMAEKNTLSHRARAVMAARVAIEKL; this is translated from the coding sequence ATGCCCAAACTACTCATCGCTACCAGCAACCGCGGCAAGCTCGAAGAAATTCAGGCTCTATTGGCAGATTTGCCAGTTATCCTCGTCACCCCCGCCGATCTGGGATTGAAATTGCACGTTGAAGAAACCGGCGACACATACGCCGAAAATGCGGCGCTAAAAGCGCAAGCCTACGCCCAGGCGTCTGGATTGCCCACCCTGGCTGATGATTCGGGTTTGGAAGTAGCCGCCCTCGACGGCGCGCCGGGACTCTATTCGGCGCGTTATGCTCCTCAGGAAAATGCTACAGATGCGGATCGGAGAGCATATTTATTGGCGAATTTAAAGGGATTTTCGCGCCCCTGGGATGCGCGTTTTATCTGTGTGGTTGCACTGACCTACTCCGGAGGTGATCCTGTTTTTTATGAGGGCATTTGCCCCGGAGAGATCATTCCCGAAGAACGTGGCACCAATGGCTTTGGCTACGATCCTATCTTTCTTGTCGAAAACACCAGCCTGACGATGGCCGAACTCCCAATGGCGGAAAAGAATACCCTCAGCCATCGCGCCCGTGCGGTGATGGCCGCGCGGGTGGCGATTGAAAAGTTGTAG
- a CDS encoding uracil-DNA glycosylase family protein, with amino-acid sequence MTIQILSELHTQMRACRLCLDDGHEIIPPAVFSGVMGARIMTIGQAPGITEVEVGRPFNAGSGQRLFKWLADAGIEEDWFRATQYMTSVTKCYPGRAKGGSGDRVPGNIEQEFCRPYLDREIELVNPALVIPIGRLAINLFFPKSKKLTEIIGTQKQVQGRWVVPLPHSSGASRWHQIESNRLLIQQAIAHIGEHYKLLFP; translated from the coding sequence ATGACAATACAAATACTCTCTGAACTACACACACAAATGCGCGCCTGCCGCCTTTGCCTGGATGATGGGCATGAAATCATTCCCCCGGCGGTTTTCTCTGGCGTGATGGGTGCGCGTATCATGACGATTGGGCAAGCTCCCGGCATTACTGAAGTCGAAGTGGGGCGGCCTTTCAACGCGGGCAGCGGGCAGCGCCTCTTTAAGTGGCTGGCGGATGCCGGAATCGAAGAAGATTGGTTCCGCGCCACACAGTATATGACCTCCGTCACCAAATGTTATCCGGGCCGCGCCAAAGGGGGCAGCGGCGACCGCGTGCCCGGAAATATTGAGCAAGAGTTTTGTCGCCCTTATCTCGATCGAGAAATTGAACTTGTGAATCCTGCCCTGGTGATCCCCATTGGGCGATTAGCGATAAATCTCTTCTTCCCCAAAAGTAAAAAATTGACCGAAATTATTGGCACCCAAAAACAGGTGCAGGGTCGCTGGGTTGTGCCGCTGCCTCACTCATCAGGCGCCAGCCGTTGGCATCAGATCGAGAGCAACCGCCTGCTCATTCAGCAAGCCATTGCGCATATTGGTGAGCATTACAAGCTCTTGTTCCCCTAA